From one Coffea eugenioides isolate CCC68of chromosome 11, Ceug_1.0, whole genome shotgun sequence genomic stretch:
- the LOC113751488 gene encoding uncharacterized protein LOC113751488, which yields MASFHFQVHLNHLLLIILLLTLVKKPSFSVRPDDPTFQLIIKICDQIPETLFCIDVLKQNLSSPSTDARTFAEISINQVLTNVTNTLSAVKEAKSHASKEVADLLTICEEGYTEVSSSYNDALRALAINDSSSVFLDEEQSERPINDCTNIINPVLPQFEKYNAQNIALQRISVAAAAIYFQRPPSLGACKS from the coding sequence ATGGCTTCCTTTCATTTTCAGGTTCATCTGAATCATCTCTTGCTCATAATCCTGCTCCTAACTCTTGTGAAAAAACCATCATTCAGTGTCAGACCGGACGATCCTACTTTTCAGTTGATCATCAAAATTTGTGACCAAATTCCAGAAACGCTGTTCTGTATAGACGTCTTAAAACAAAATCTATCTAGTCCATCAACAGATGCTCGAACTTTTGCTGAAATATCGATCAATCAAGTACTGACAAACGTTACCAATACTTTAAGTGCTGTAAAAGAAGCAAAATCTCATGCAAGTAAGGAGGTTGCAGACCTTCTTACAATTTGTGAAGAGGGTTATACCGAAGTATCTTCTTCGTACAATGATGCATTGCGGGCACTTGCCATCAATGATAGTTCTTCTGTGTTCTTGGATGAAGAACAGTCCGAAAGGCCTATAAATGACTGCACAAATATCATTAATCCTGTGCTGCCTCAGTTTGAAAAATATAACGCCCAAAATATAGCACTTCAGAGGATCTcagttgctgctgctgctataTATTTCCAGCGACCACCTAGTCTTGGGGCCTGCAAAAGTTGA